The DNA region TCTTTAGATTTATAACTTGATTTTATTAGGATGCTCCTGTGAACTTGTGATGTTATGATGGTATGACGTATGAAGTTCCCTCAAGATTGAAATGTTTCTGACTTGCTTTGATTTGTATCCTCtgagctatatatatatatatattttttttttttttcggttcaTGATTTGTATACACTGCTATATCTTTGTAGAAATGGATCTTTCTCCCAGAAGAAACAGAATCCATGCTTTTCTCAGCAAAGCATATGAGATGGTTGATGATCCTTCCACGGATAAGATAATCTCATGGGGACCAAACGGCACGACGTTCGTGGTTTGGAAACCGCTCAAGTGTTCAAGAGACCTTCTTACCCGACACTTGGGAATCACAAACTTTGCAAGATTCGAGTCATATGTAAGTGTTTGTTTGTATTACATTCTTCTTTTGCCAAGTTCAGTTTACACACCCATGATGgatgttgtttttgttgttctAGGGTTTTAGCAAGATGACTGTGTGTGGACAACAGTTGGAGTTTGAATGCAGTGACTTTGTGAAGGGCCACCCTGAGCTTTTGGACAAGATTGGTGATCGCTACGTGGCCAAGTTGAGAGCTTTTCATGAGAAGAGGTACAAGCCTTTTGAGGATAAGCTTAAAAATGCAAAGACCAAGGAAGAGTGGGATCTAGCTGTGAAGGAGTTCTTTGAAAATAACAGTAAGGAGAGAAGGGAGAGCAGGCTGAGGATGGAGACCTCTCCTCCACCTGCTCAAGTGCCAAGTAATGGATCTTGATCACAGCTCTCCATCTTTGTATTGGATTTCTCTACTTTGGTTATCTTTCTAAACAATACTCTCTGgattctgcttcttttgtttccACTTAAACCGCACTCATCTTGTTAATCTGCTTTCAGTGTTGGTTAGTCTTGTAAGATATATACCCTTTGCTCCTAAGCTCTTGAAGCCACGAGCTTATTATAAAGTTGCTCTGCCTTAAGTAAAATATCTCTGgagaaaaaaatgtattttatgaGAGAAGAGACAGGTTAGGTGCTGAGTATTGATAATTAATGTCATATGATTAGGGTCTTGTAGCTCTCTGTGCATTGAAGGCTCAATCTTGCCTCCTCAGTAAATCATGAATTAGCAGTTATGATTTCTCTCCATGTTTAGCATTTGGTTTGGATCGGCTTCTCCTGTAGAATATAGATTGCAATATTTGAACTTATGGTCGTTTCTGTCTGTTATAGTACCCAGCGAGTGGGTCTTGTTTGTCATAAACTCTCAAGTTCTACCAAGACCCTGCTTTTATTTCCGAATACAAAGTGTACATAGCAGATAGTTACAATATCTGGATCCTACAGAGACATGACATGAACTTAAGTATGTCCAGAGGTAAAATGGTATAGAAAGTTCAGCTGAGGATTGGATTTTCTAAAGTTTACTACATTTTCAACGGTTCAGTGATTCAATACAAACATAATCATtctaagatatttttttataaatataatgggaaaattttagatgaaaacatttcctcttttttttttgcatgtttTCCTGCTTCACAGGAGTTATCATAAGctttaaatgaaacaaaatgAAACAGTATCTCTTATTCTACTTCACTAGGTGACTCGACGGCATATATATGTGGGATAATATTTACgtaaaatttaaactataatagttattaatatatatttttg from Raphanus sativus cultivar WK10039 chromosome 8, ASM80110v3, whole genome shotgun sequence includes:
- the LOC108821606 gene encoding heat stress transcription factor A-4c-like, producing the protein MDLSPRRNRIHAFLSKAYEMVDDPSTDKIISWGPNGTTFVVWKPLKCSRDLLTRHLGITNFARFESYGFSKMTVCGQQLEFECSDFVKGHPELLDKIGDRYVAKLRAFHEKRYKPFEDKLKNAKTKEEWDLAVKEFFENNSKERRESRLRMETSPPPAQVPSNGS